The Halobacterium sp. CBA1132 genome has a segment encoding these proteins:
- a CDS encoding mechanosensitive ion channel family protein — translation MPVDPLPFVRDIVPQYAGAVTQFLYFVAAFAAIYLVGKVVVRPLFDRVLRRRDLDAHARKPLQRLVNFGVVFVAISVAFGFAGYGNFLTSLATIAAAATLAVGFAMQDVIKNFVAGVFIYTDEPFRVDDWIEWDDNSGIVEDISLRVTRVRTFDNELLTVPNSNLTDGVIKNPVAKDKLRQQFLFGIGYDDDIDAATEIIVEEAENHENILDDPGVTVRLTELGDSYVGLKSRFWIANPSRSDFVKTRSEYVQSVKERFDEAGIDIPYPIRTLNGEVDISGSPATDHLE, via the coding sequence ATGCCGGTGGATCCGCTGCCGTTCGTCCGGGACATCGTACCGCAGTACGCGGGCGCGGTCACGCAGTTCCTCTACTTCGTCGCGGCGTTCGCTGCCATCTACCTCGTCGGGAAGGTGGTCGTGCGGCCGCTGTTCGACCGCGTGCTCCGGCGGCGAGACCTCGACGCACACGCCCGCAAGCCCCTCCAGCGGCTCGTGAACTTCGGCGTGGTGTTCGTCGCCATCTCCGTGGCGTTCGGGTTCGCGGGCTACGGGAACTTCCTGACGAGTCTCGCGACCATCGCGGCGGCCGCCACGCTCGCCGTCGGGTTCGCGATGCAGGACGTCATCAAGAACTTCGTCGCGGGCGTGTTCATCTACACGGACGAGCCGTTCCGCGTCGACGACTGGATCGAGTGGGACGACAACTCCGGCATCGTCGAGGACATCAGCCTCCGCGTCACCCGCGTTCGCACGTTCGACAACGAACTGCTGACGGTCCCGAACTCGAATCTCACCGACGGCGTCATCAAGAACCCGGTGGCGAAGGACAAGCTCCGCCAGCAGTTCCTGTTCGGCATCGGCTACGACGACGACATCGACGCGGCCACCGAAATCATCGTCGAGGAGGCCGAGAACCACGAGAACATCCTCGACGACCCCGGCGTGACGGTGCGGCTGACCGAACTCGGCGACTCCTACGTCGGCCTCAAGTCCCGGTTCTGGATTGCCAACCCCTCCCGCTCGGACTTCGTGAAGACCCGCAGCGAGTACGTCCAGTCCGTCAAGGAGCGCTTCGACGAGGCGGGCATCGACATCCCGTACCCG
- a CDS encoding YhbY family RNA-binding protein, whose amino-acid sequence MSEDLAKQAHEADVTVWVGKAGVDAVADELSDQLDDRDVVKVKFLRSARGDGSTEELADELSGLAGGEVVETRGNTAVYK is encoded by the coding sequence ATGAGCGAGGACTTAGCGAAGCAAGCCCACGAGGCCGACGTGACGGTCTGGGTGGGGAAGGCCGGCGTGGACGCGGTCGCCGACGAACTCTCGGACCAACTCGACGACCGAGACGTCGTGAAAGTGAAGTTCCTGCGGTCGGCGCGCGGCGACGGCTCCACGGAGGAGCTCGCCGACGAACTCTCGGGCCTCGCCGGGGGAGAGGTCGTCGAGACGCGGGGTAACACGGCGGTCTACAAGTAA
- a CDS encoding ribonuclease P protein component 4, with translation MSIAAERIERLHALARRAAREGDDDRAREYVRLARRLAERNRLTLPREFRRFTCDACDAYLVPGRNARVRTQDGHVVVTCDCGHQARYPYE, from the coding sequence ATGTCCATCGCGGCGGAGCGAATCGAGCGACTGCACGCCCTCGCGCGGCGAGCGGCGCGGGAGGGCGACGACGACCGCGCCCGCGAGTACGTCCGCCTCGCCCGTCGCCTCGCGGAACGCAACCGGCTCACGCTCCCCCGCGAGTTCCGGCGCTTCACCTGCGACGCCTGCGACGCCTACCTCGTCCCCGGCCGGAACGCTCGCGTCCGCACGCAGGACGGCCACGTCGTCGTCACGTGCGACTGCGGCCACCAAGCCCGGTACCCCTACGAGTAG
- a CDS encoding glycosyltransferase family 4 protein: MRALNYLEFEDRLRGGIVTATRQQRAALATTDVEVVESPWRAGNPVQSLGTLFAGEGYFAEYDLAHCNLVGPGSVAVARHAERNDIPLVLHAHVTKEDFAESFRGSSTVAPALEPYLRWFYSQADLVVCPSEYTKGVLQSYPVDAPIKQISNGVDVESLQGYDDFRADTRERFDLDGMVVYAVGEVFERKGLTMFCELAKATEYDFAWFGPYDEGPQAGKATTKWVNNPPENVTFTGYMEDKRAAFGAGDVYLFPAKVENQGIAVLEAMACGKPVVLRDIDVFREFFTDGEDCLLCSTFAEFRDALERLADDPELRERLGENARKTAESHSLERVGDELEAAYRDLAAGVPPEAVAAGDAEG; encoded by the coding sequence ATGCGGGCGCTGAACTACCTCGAGTTCGAGGACCGACTCCGCGGGGGTATCGTGACCGCGACGCGCCAGCAGCGCGCGGCCCTCGCGACGACGGACGTCGAGGTGGTGGAGTCGCCGTGGCGCGCGGGCAACCCCGTGCAGTCGCTCGGCACGCTGTTCGCTGGCGAGGGCTACTTCGCGGAGTACGACCTCGCGCACTGCAACCTCGTCGGCCCGGGCAGCGTCGCCGTCGCCCGGCACGCCGAGCGCAACGACATCCCGCTGGTCCTGCACGCACACGTCACGAAAGAGGACTTCGCGGAGTCGTTCCGCGGGTCGTCGACGGTCGCTCCCGCGCTGGAACCGTACCTGCGGTGGTTCTACTCGCAGGCCGATTTGGTGGTCTGCCCCAGCGAGTACACGAAGGGCGTCCTCCAGTCCTACCCCGTCGACGCCCCAATCAAGCAGATTTCGAACGGCGTGGACGTCGAGAGCCTGCAGGGTTACGACGACTTCCGGGCGGACACCCGGGAGCGATTCGACCTCGACGGCATGGTCGTGTACGCCGTCGGCGAGGTGTTCGAGCGCAAGGGCCTCACGATGTTCTGCGAACTCGCGAAGGCCACGGAGTACGACTTCGCGTGGTTCGGCCCCTACGACGAGGGGCCACAGGCCGGCAAGGCGACGACGAAGTGGGTGAACAATCCGCCCGAGAACGTGACGTTCACGGGCTACATGGAGGACAAGCGCGCGGCGTTCGGCGCGGGCGACGTCTACCTCTTCCCCGCGAAAGTCGAGAACCAAGGCATCGCGGTGCTGGAGGCGATGGCCTGCGGGAAGCCGGTCGTCCTCCGGGACATCGACGTGTTCCGGGAGTTCTTCACCGACGGCGAGGACTGTCTGCTGTGTTCGACGTTCGCGGAGTTCCGCGACGCGCTCGAACGACTCGCGGACGACCCAGAACTCCGCGAGCGCCTCGGCGAGAACGCCCGGAAGACCGCCGAGTCCCACAGCCTCGAACGCGTCGGCGACGAACTCGAAGCGGCGTACCGCGACCTCGCGGCGGGCGTTCCGCCAGAAGCCGTCGCTGCCGGCGACGCGGAGGGGTAG
- a CDS encoding glycosyltransferase, with translation MSEDSPTVAAFTDSYLPTVNGVTYTVSTWHDRWQARGGQMPVVYPRADYNAGPGEHAVPSLGFPFYEGYRMALPRTPNAVQNLEVDVVHAHTPFGLGLAGMRFARKHDLPFVASYHTPTAEYAEYVVPDAATGAVRRASERWERWFLDHADLVLTPSERTRDHVWDLGVDAPVEPLPNGVDVQTFRPVETADFRARYDLPENEPLVGYTGRHGYEKCLSDLLAAAEGLDATVVFGGDGPARDDLEAEARERGVDARFLGFLDREDLPAFYSALDAFAFPSPVETEGLVALEANACGTPVAGVKAGALAETVDDGETGYHYEAGDVDGFRAAIERTLDERERLAQNCLSRREEISVERAIDELEELYGDL, from the coding sequence GTGTCCGAGGACTCCCCGACCGTCGCGGCGTTCACCGACTCCTACCTGCCGACGGTCAACGGCGTCACGTACACCGTCTCGACGTGGCACGACCGCTGGCAGGCGCGCGGCGGGCAGATGCCCGTCGTCTACCCGCGCGCCGACTACAACGCCGGCCCCGGCGAACACGCGGTGCCGAGTCTCGGGTTCCCGTTCTACGAGGGGTACCGGATGGCGCTGCCACGAACCCCGAACGCGGTCCAGAATCTCGAGGTCGATGTCGTCCACGCGCACACGCCGTTCGGCCTCGGGTTGGCCGGCATGCGGTTCGCGCGCAAGCACGACCTCCCGTTCGTCGCGTCCTACCACACGCCGACCGCCGAGTACGCCGAGTACGTCGTCCCGGACGCGGCGACGGGCGCGGTCCGGCGCGCCAGCGAGCGCTGGGAGCGCTGGTTCCTCGACCACGCCGACCTCGTGTTGACGCCGAGCGAGCGCACCCGCGACCACGTCTGGGACCTCGGCGTCGACGCGCCCGTCGAACCGCTCCCGAACGGCGTCGACGTACAGACGTTCCGCCCGGTCGAAACCGCGGACTTCCGCGCGCGCTACGACCTCCCTGAGAACGAACCGCTCGTCGGCTACACGGGCCGCCACGGCTACGAGAAGTGCCTCTCGGACCTGCTCGCAGCCGCCGAGGGACTGGACGCGACGGTCGTCTTCGGCGGTGACGGTCCCGCTCGCGACGACCTCGAAGCCGAGGCCCGCGAGCGCGGCGTCGACGCGCGCTTCCTCGGGTTCCTCGACCGCGAGGACCTCCCGGCGTTCTACTCTGCGCTGGACGCGTTCGCGTTCCCCAGCCCCGTCGAGACGGAGGGGTTGGTGGCGCTGGAAGCCAACGCCTGCGGGACGCCCGTGGCCGGCGTGAAAGCCGGCGCGCTCGCCGAGACTGTCGACGACGGTGAGACCGGCTACCACTACGAGGCCGGCGACGTCGACGGCTTCCGCGCGGCCATCGAACGCACGCTCGACGAACGCGAGCGCCTCGCGCAGAACTGTCTCTCGCGGCGCGAGGAAATCAGCGTCGAACGCGCAATCGACGAGTTAGAAGAGCTGTACGGCGACCTCTAG
- a CDS encoding DUF2797 domain-containing protein, with the protein MQIVEYETTPGEGPAALRVASEGHVERVPLLAGETLAYTLGERHCAGATDEGVHEACGNEDAPYCDDHTSTWPCARCVGNCAMPLESCHEEHAIYIAAFAPDTFKVGVTRSWRLDTRLREQGADRAAHIRTVEDGKRARQIEYGIAEEIPDRVRVPTKIRGFADRVDDAAWESLVAAYDPIERFDFDYGLAFDARPVAETMATGTVLGTKGRVLALERGGTTYAVDMRDLVGYDVTEGASDRDRQSSLGAF; encoded by the coding sequence GTGCAGATTGTGGAGTACGAGACGACGCCCGGCGAGGGGCCGGCCGCACTCCGCGTCGCTAGCGAGGGGCACGTCGAACGCGTGCCGCTGCTGGCGGGCGAGACGCTGGCGTACACGCTCGGCGAGCGCCACTGCGCGGGCGCCACAGACGAGGGCGTCCACGAGGCCTGTGGGAACGAGGACGCGCCGTACTGTGACGACCACACGTCGACGTGGCCGTGCGCGCGCTGCGTCGGGAACTGCGCGATGCCCCTCGAGTCGTGCCACGAGGAGCACGCAATCTACATCGCGGCGTTCGCGCCGGACACGTTCAAGGTGGGCGTGACGCGGTCGTGGCGCCTCGACACGCGGCTGCGCGAGCAGGGTGCGGACCGCGCGGCCCACATCAGGACCGTCGAGGACGGCAAGCGCGCGCGACAAATCGAGTACGGCATCGCCGAGGAGATTCCCGACCGCGTGCGCGTCCCCACCAAAATCCGGGGGTTCGCCGACCGCGTGGACGACGCCGCGTGGGAGTCCCTCGTCGCGGCGTACGACCCCATCGAGCGCTTCGACTTCGACTACGGGCTGGCCTTCGACGCGCGCCCGGTCGCGGAGACGATGGCCACGGGGACCGTGCTCGGAACGAAGGGGCGCGTGCTCGCGCTGGAGCGCGGCGGGACGACGTACGCCGTGGACATGCGCGACCTCGTAGGCTACGATGTCACTGAAGGCGCGAGCGACCGGGACCGCCAGTCGAGTCTCGGCGCGTTCTAG
- a CDS encoding VOC family protein, whose amino-acid sequence MADESIPVSAEAPDSPFQTTGTDHITIWGSNPDDTIAFYRDLLGMPLVLRQPNLDDPSQTHLFFDTGDGRILTVFVSDDRASNRGIRTQTGGVHHLSFSIAAEDFEDVMEALDDAGHGYNVFDRGIFFSLYTQDNNGLVIELSADKYDIPDDRRGEVLATAQRLREEDGADFAEDRHMKQALEELGLDAEPADLPDASTGVGY is encoded by the coding sequence ATGGCAGACGAATCCATTCCGGTCTCCGCAGAAGCCCCTGACAGTCCGTTCCAGACCACGGGCACCGACCACATCACCATCTGGGGGAGCAACCCCGACGACACCATCGCGTTCTACCGCGACCTGCTCGGGATGCCGCTCGTGCTCCGCCAGCCGAACCTCGACGACCCCTCGCAGACGCACCTGTTCTTCGACACGGGCGACGGCCGCATCCTCACCGTCTTCGTCAGCGACGACCGCGCGTCCAACCGCGGCATCCGCACGCAGACCGGCGGCGTCCACCACCTCTCGTTCTCCATCGCGGCGGAGGACTTCGAGGACGTCATGGAAGCCCTCGACGACGCCGGCCACGGCTACAACGTCTTCGACCGAGGCATCTTCTTCAGCCTCTACACGCAGGACAACAACGGGCTCGTCATCGAACTCTCCGCCGACAAGTACGACATCCCCGACGACCGCCGCGGCGAAGTGCTGGCGACCGCCCAACGCCTCCGCGAGGAGGACGGCGCGGACTTCGCGGAGGACCGCCACATGAAGCAGGCGCTCGAAGAACTCGGCCTCGACGCCGAACCCGCGGACCTCCCGGACGCCTCCACCGGCGTCGGTTACTGA
- a CDS encoding VOC family protein, which translates to MLTDTPGIHHVTGLVESAQRNVDFYVGVLGLRLVKRTVNQNDMLRYHLFYGNGTGDPGTVLTCFPYPNEAPGRVGKPQISAVAFAVPPGSLPYWRGRLAEHGADVTGTDTRFGDRVLRFADPDGTNVELVARESPVEPWTGGPVPEQYAIRGVHSVTALPTNPYTTGALLETLGFELAGEERSRDENRIRYEADGEYATVLDLIDRPTEEFGREGTGSIQHVAVRADSVDELYEWHDFLRDRDYDVSRVHDRYFFHSLYVREPGGILLELATEEPGLAADEDTAELGETLVLPDQFAEDRSLVEGQLPPLSVPFADD; encoded by the coding sequence ATGCTCACGGACACGCCCGGCATCCACCACGTCACCGGCCTCGTCGAGTCCGCCCAGCGCAACGTCGACTTCTACGTCGGCGTCCTCGGCCTGCGACTCGTCAAGCGCACGGTCAACCAGAACGACATGCTGCGCTACCACCTCTTCTACGGGAACGGGACGGGCGACCCCGGGACCGTGTTGACGTGCTTCCCGTACCCCAACGAGGCGCCGGGCCGCGTCGGCAAACCCCAGATTTCGGCGGTGGCGTTCGCCGTGCCGCCGGGGTCGCTGCCGTACTGGCGGGGCCGCCTCGCCGAGCACGGCGCGGACGTGACGGGAACAGATACCCGCTTCGGCGACCGCGTCCTGCGATTCGCGGACCCCGACGGTACGAACGTCGAACTCGTGGCGCGCGAGTCGCCCGTCGAACCGTGGACCGGCGGGCCGGTCCCCGAGCAGTACGCGATTCGGGGCGTCCACAGCGTCACCGCGCTCCCCACGAACCCGTACACGACCGGCGCGCTGCTGGAGACGCTGGGCTTCGAACTCGCGGGCGAGGAACGCAGCCGCGACGAGAACCGGATTCGCTACGAGGCCGATGGCGAGTACGCTACCGTCCTCGACCTCATCGACCGCCCGACCGAGGAGTTCGGCCGCGAGGGCACCGGCTCGATTCAGCACGTCGCCGTGCGCGCCGACAGCGTCGACGAACTGTACGAGTGGCACGACTTCCTCCGCGACCGCGACTACGACGTCTCCCGCGTCCACGACCGGTACTTCTTCCACTCGCTGTACGTCCGCGAACCCGGCGGCATCCTCCTCGAACTGGCGACCGAGGAGCCCGGACTCGCCGCCGACGAGGACACCGCGGAACTCGGGGAGACGCTCGTGCTACCCGACCAGTTCGCCGAGGACCGCAGCCTCGTGGAGGGCCAACTCCCGCCGCTGTCGGTCCCGTTCGCGGATGACTGA
- a CDS encoding alpha/beta hydrolase → MTEGPHADQPVVTAGAPASVADAVVVLLHGRGATAQGVVNLAEPLYRHGVTFVAPEAARSRWFPYSAFAPVERNEPHVSSALSAVDGVLDDVREWGIPLTDVVLFGFSQGACLASEYAARNPREYGGVAALSGGLLGEEVGDYDGSLAGTPVLLGVGDSDPEVPVARVRETAAVFCALGGSVTERAYEDVGHEVTDDEFAVVGSWLDDILSDSD, encoded by the coding sequence ATGACTGAGGGCCCGCACGCCGACCAGCCGGTCGTCACCGCGGGCGCGCCGGCCTCCGTCGCGGACGCCGTCGTCGTCCTGCTGCACGGCCGGGGCGCGACTGCGCAGGGCGTCGTGAATCTCGCGGAGCCGCTGTACCGCCACGGCGTGACGTTCGTCGCGCCCGAAGCCGCACGGAGCCGGTGGTTCCCGTACTCGGCGTTCGCTCCCGTCGAGCGCAACGAGCCACACGTCTCCTCGGCGCTTTCGGCCGTCGACGGCGTGCTCGACGACGTGCGCGAGTGGGGCATCCCACTGACGGACGTGGTGTTGTTCGGGTTCTCACAGGGCGCGTGCCTCGCCAGCGAGTACGCCGCCCGCAACCCCCGCGAGTACGGCGGCGTCGCGGCGCTGAGCGGCGGCCTACTGGGCGAGGAAGTCGGCGACTACGACGGGTCACTCGCGGGGACGCCCGTGCTTCTCGGCGTCGGCGACAGCGACCCCGAGGTCCCCGTGGCGCGCGTCCGCGAGACTGCGGCCGTGTTCTGCGCGCTCGGTGGCAGCGTCACGGAGCGCGCCTACGAAGATGTCGGCCACGAGGTCACCGACGACGAGTTCGCGGTCGTCGGGTCGTGGCTCGACGACATCCTCTCGGACAGCGACTGA
- a CDS encoding DoxX family protein: MAAVDVLLLVGRVLFGGVLAFMGLNHFMQTESMTGYAQHKGLPAPKLSVLASGAVLVLGGLSVVTGIAPVVGAVALAGFLVVSALTMHDFWAVPEDQAQDEMTGFLKNVALAGGALAVAASATAGWAYSVGITLF; the protein is encoded by the coding sequence ATGGCGGCCGTCGACGTTCTCCTGCTGGTCGGGCGCGTGCTGTTCGGCGGCGTCCTCGCGTTCATGGGCCTCAACCACTTCATGCAGACCGAATCGATGACCGGCTACGCCCAGCACAAAGGCCTCCCCGCGCCGAAGCTCTCGGTGCTCGCCTCCGGCGCAGTGCTGGTGCTCGGCGGTCTCTCGGTTGTCACGGGAATCGCTCCCGTCGTCGGCGCCGTCGCGCTCGCGGGCTTCCTCGTCGTCTCCGCGCTCACGATGCACGACTTCTGGGCGGTTCCCGAGGACCAAGCCCAAGACGAGATGACTGGCTTCCTGAAGAACGTCGCACTCGCGGGCGGCGCGCTCGCTGTCGCCGCGTCCGCCACGGCCGGCTGGGCGTACAGCGTCGGCATCACCCTCTTCTAA
- a CDS encoding ammonium transporter translates to MLEGAVIAQADPGTIVNGVNTVWTLVVCFLIFFMQPGFALLEAGQVRAKNVANVLMKNLMDWGMGVLVFFVLGLGVYGIAGQLTTSGLALDVGAAFSYINDPSSWIGSYLFSAVFAMTAATIVSGAVAERIKFKAYIFYSIGLTAFIYPVVAGFSWGGTGLLSSSGFLGQAIGVGFLDFAGATVVHMLGGVAGLVGAYMVGPRKGRYDSEGNSQPIPGHSITLAVLGTFILAFGWYGFNVGTQAAVLSVSEGALAFNGDALGRVALNTTLGMGGGAVAAALVTGWSDGKPDPLFTASGLLAGLVAVTGAVPHVTWYGGLILGIIGGAQAPIVYRWVTDKLKIDDVAAVFPVHGSAGAIGTLLIPVFATGGFSATQLLMQAVSIAVIVAWTVVTTVIVFKIADIAVGLRPDEDEEDIGLDRSEHGYTAYPEFVDTAGDGGVTVTSGDSGAMATDGSGVNEDD, encoded by the coding sequence ATGCTTGAGGGGGCAGTCATCGCGCAAGCAGACCCCGGCACGATAGTCAACGGCGTCAACACCGTCTGGACGCTCGTGGTCTGCTTCCTCATCTTCTTCATGCAGCCCGGGTTCGCGCTGCTGGAGGCGGGGCAGGTCCGCGCGAAGAACGTCGCCAACGTCCTCATGAAGAACCTCATGGACTGGGGGATGGGCGTCCTCGTGTTCTTCGTCCTCGGACTCGGCGTCTACGGCATCGCCGGCCAACTCACGACGTCCGGCCTCGCGCTGGACGTCGGGGCGGCGTTCTCGTACATCAACGACCCGAGTTCGTGGATCGGCTCGTACCTGTTCAGCGCCGTGTTCGCGATGACCGCGGCGACCATCGTCAGCGGGGCGGTCGCCGAGCGCATCAAGTTCAAGGCGTACATCTTCTACTCCATCGGCCTCACGGCGTTCATCTACCCGGTCGTCGCCGGGTTCTCGTGGGGCGGCACCGGCTTGCTGTCCTCGAGCGGCTTCCTCGGACAGGCCATCGGGGTCGGCTTCCTCGACTTCGCCGGTGCGACCGTCGTCCACATGCTCGGCGGCGTCGCCGGCCTCGTCGGCGCGTACATGGTCGGCCCGCGGAAGGGCCGCTACGACTCCGAAGGCAACAGTCAGCCGATTCCCGGTCACTCCATCACGCTGGCCGTGCTGGGGACGTTCATCCTCGCGTTCGGCTGGTACGGATTTAACGTCGGGACGCAGGCCGCAGTGCTCAGCGTCTCCGAAGGCGCACTCGCGTTCAACGGTGACGCGCTCGGCCGCGTCGCGCTGAACACCACCCTCGGCATGGGCGGCGGCGCGGTCGCCGCCGCGCTCGTCACCGGCTGGTCGGACGGCAAGCCCGACCCGCTGTTCACCGCGAGCGGGCTGCTCGCCGGTCTCGTCGCGGTCACGGGCGCTGTTCCCCACGTCACGTGGTACGGCGGCCTCATCCTCGGCATCATCGGCGGCGCGCAGGCGCCCATCGTCTACCGCTGGGTCACGGACAAGCTCAAAATCGACGACGTCGCGGCCGTCTTCCCCGTCCACGGGAGCGCGGGCGCAATCGGGACGCTGCTGATTCCGGTGTTCGCGACGGGCGGCTTCTCCGCCACGCAACTCCTGATGCAGGCGGTCAGCATCGCCGTCATCGTGGCGTGGACGGTCGTCACGACCGTCATCGTCTTCAAAATCGCCGACATCGCCGTCGGCCTGCGTCCCGACGAGGACGAGGAAGACATCGGGCTCGACCGCAGCGAACACGGGTACACGGCGTACCCCGAGTTCGTCGACACCGCCGGCGACGGCGGCGTCACGGTCACCAGCGGGGACAGTGGAGCTATGGCAACTGACGGCAGTGGGGTGAACGAAGATGACTGA
- a CDS encoding P-II family nitrogen regulator, producing the protein MTESDIELVMAVIRPDKLSEAKQALAEVGAPSLTVSDVSGRGSQPAMTEQWRGEEYTVDLHQKVKIEIVVADIDAEDVAEALSDAAHTGEPGDGKIFILPVSEAYQIRTGETGIDAV; encoded by the coding sequence ATGACTGAAAGCGACATCGAACTCGTCATGGCGGTTATCCGGCCGGACAAACTCTCGGAAGCGAAGCAAGCGCTGGCGGAAGTCGGCGCGCCCAGTCTCACCGTCTCGGACGTGAGCGGGCGCGGCAGCCAGCCCGCGATGACCGAGCAGTGGCGCGGTGAGGAGTACACCGTCGACCTCCATCAGAAGGTCAAAATCGAAATCGTCGTCGCGGACATCGACGCCGAGGACGTCGCGGAGGCGCTCAGCGACGCCGCCCACACGGGCGAACCCGGCGACGGCAAGATATTCATCCTCCCGGTCTCGGAGGCCTACCAGATTCGGACCGGCGAGACAGGTATCGACGCGGTCTGA
- a CDS encoding branched-chain amino acid ABC transporter permease — protein MDANQTVERGLRAARRSPGAAVVWAVAAFLFLDLLAKLAGVSLGPFETPWFALWFGGDVAISEAAGLAWSGIVIGAVIGLASIGLSLTYSILNFANFAHGDYITVGAFSGWAVTYVIAGVGGLLALGETALNALTGLGQSQLGDADLVSLVLLRTPPLDAGANIWLSPLAIVVGLVVAVAMTIAIALVLDRFVYRPMRDAEGISLLIASIGVAFMLRYLVAFVFGSGRRIVTSSNQLPSMDVATAVTDLVPFLGPARSAIIIDLHELTLVVIAALLMVGLHVLLQRTKLGKAMRAMADNRSLAQVTGIPTERVIKSTWLIGAGLTGAAGYLLVLSQGGLGFQTGWLLLLLIFAAVIMGGIGSIYGAIAGGLVIGLASRVSLIWLQGDLSSFARPTAFALMILILLFRPSGIFGGVKTA, from the coding sequence ATGGACGCGAATCAAACAGTAGAACGCGGACTCCGGGCCGCGCGGCGCAGCCCCGGTGCGGCCGTCGTCTGGGCGGTCGCGGCTTTCCTCTTCCTGGACCTGCTCGCGAAACTCGCGGGCGTCTCGCTCGGGCCCTTCGAGACCCCGTGGTTCGCGCTCTGGTTCGGCGGGGACGTCGCGATTAGCGAAGCCGCAGGGCTGGCGTGGAGCGGCATCGTCATCGGTGCCGTCATCGGCCTCGCGAGCATCGGCCTGTCGTTGACGTACAGTATCCTCAACTTCGCGAACTTCGCACACGGCGACTACATCACCGTGGGCGCGTTCTCCGGGTGGGCGGTCACGTACGTCATCGCGGGCGTCGGCGGCCTGCTCGCGCTCGGCGAGACCGCTCTCAACGCCCTCACGGGCCTCGGTCAGTCCCAGCTCGGGGACGCCGACCTCGTCTCGCTAGTGTTGCTCCGGACGCCGCCGCTGGACGCCGGCGCGAACATCTGGCTGTCGCCGCTGGCCATCGTCGTCGGCCTCGTCGTCGCCGTCGCGATGACCATCGCAATCGCGCTCGTGCTCGACCGCTTCGTCTACCGGCCGATGCGCGACGCCGAGGGCATCTCACTGCTCATCGCGTCCATCGGTGTGGCGTTCATGCTGCGGTACCTCGTCGCGTTCGTCTTCGGGAGCGGTCGCCGCATCGTCACGTCGAGCAACCAACTCCCGTCGATGGACGTCGCCACCGCTGTGACCGACCTAGTGCCGTTCCTCGGTCCCGCCCGGAGCGCCATCATCATCGACCTCCACGAGCTCACGCTCGTGGTCATCGCGGCCCTGCTCATGGTCGGCCTCCACGTTCTCCTCCAGCGGACGAAACTCGGGAAGGCGATGCGCGCGATGGCGGACAACCGCTCGCTCGCGCAAGTCACCGGCATCCCGACCGAGCGCGTCATCAAGTCGACGTGGCTCATCGGCGCCGGCCTGACGGGCGCGGCCGGCTACCTGCTCGTGCTCTCGCAGGGCGGGCTCGGCTTCCAGACCGGCTGGCTGCTCCTCCTGCTCATCTTCGCGGCGGTCATCATGGGCGGCATCGGCTCCATCTACGGCGCCATCGCCGGCGGCCTCGTCATCGGGCTCGCGAGCCGGGTGTCGCTCATCTGGCTGCAGGGCGACCTCTCCTCGTTCGCCCGGCCGACCGCGTTCGCGCTCATGATTCTCATTCTCCTCTTCCGCCCGTCGGGCATCTTCGGGGGGGTGAAGACCGCATGA